Proteins encoded by one window of Tepidibacillus fermentans:
- a CDS encoding NAD(P)H-dependent glycerol-3-phosphate dehydrogenase: MGKNLSVAVIGAGSWGTALAMVLANNGIQVNLYTRREDQKEEINHQHKNQKYLPGIYLPVSIKADTDLQRVVHKKPFVILVVPSHVMRETVRSMKEMITEDMILIHATKGLEENTYKRMSELIHEELPHLHENQIMVLSGPSHAEEVSRRSPTTVVVSGKDLNLVEKGQDLFINKDFRVYTNTDLIGVEIAGSLKNIIALGAGLSDGLGFGDNAKAALITRGLAEITRLGIELGANPLTFLGLAGVGDLVVTCTSKHSRNWRAGYQLGKGEKLEQILQQMGMVVEGVKTTRVAFALSQHYQVRMPITSELYRVLFEGKSPKQAVEDLMGRVKTHEMEEIAFEQLLRFD; this comes from the coding sequence ATGGGAAAAAATCTCTCTGTAGCGGTGATTGGCGCCGGAAGTTGGGGAACTGCTTTGGCAATGGTTCTAGCCAATAATGGGATTCAGGTGAACCTTTATACACGGCGAGAAGATCAAAAAGAAGAAATCAATCATCAACATAAGAATCAAAAATATCTCCCTGGAATATATCTACCTGTATCGATTAAGGCAGATACCGATTTACAAAGAGTTGTACATAAAAAACCTTTTGTCATTCTTGTTGTTCCTTCTCATGTAATGAGGGAAACCGTTAGAAGCATGAAAGAAATGATTACTGAGGATATGATACTCATTCATGCAACAAAAGGTTTAGAGGAAAATACCTACAAAAGAATGAGTGAATTGATTCACGAAGAATTGCCCCATCTTCATGAGAATCAGATCATGGTTTTATCAGGACCGAGCCATGCTGAAGAAGTAAGTAGACGATCTCCAACTACGGTTGTCGTTTCTGGTAAAGATCTAAATTTAGTCGAAAAAGGGCAAGATCTATTTATAAACAAGGATTTCCGTGTCTATACCAATACTGACTTAATTGGTGTAGAAATAGCGGGTTCATTAAAAAACATTATCGCATTAGGCGCAGGCTTATCAGATGGTCTGGGATTTGGGGATAATGCAAAAGCGGCACTTATTACTCGAGGCCTTGCCGAAATCACAAGATTAGGGATAGAATTAGGAGCAAATCCATTAACATTTCTTGGTTTAGCTGGAGTGGGGGACCTCGTTGTAACTTGTACGAGTAAACATAGTCGGAACTGGAGAGCGGGATATCAGTTAGGTAAGGGAGAAAAACTTGAACAAATCCTTCAACAGATGGGAATGGTTGTAGAGGGTGTAAAAACGACGAGAGTAGCCTTTGCTCTCTCTCAGCATTACCAAGTGAGAATGCCCATCACCTCAGAATTATATCGAGTGTTATTTGAAGGAAAGTCTCCTAAGCAGGCAGTGGAAGACTTAATGGGTAGGGTCAAAACTCATGAGATGGAAGAAATTGCATTCGAACAATTACTTCGATTTGATTAG
- a CDS encoding 2Fe-2S iron-sulfur cluster-binding protein, whose translation MTSLSETIIFFHDYKKIEIKPGITILKAAIRANVHLAHKCGGRGACLTCKVKVDDPTAVSPPTNSERQKLGSALLQQGMRLGCQAKIIKSLKVEIPEDPLKAVIRKQLAKQKEDQENF comes from the coding sequence ATGACATCATTGTCTGAAACAATTATCTTTTTCCATGATTATAAAAAGATCGAAATTAAACCTGGAATAACGATTTTAAAGGCAGCAATTCGGGCAAATGTTCATCTGGCACATAAATGTGGTGGAAGAGGGGCATGTCTGACTTGTAAAGTGAAAGTAGATGATCCAACAGCTGTATCCCCACCAACTAATAGTGAAAGACAAAAATTAGGATCCGCATTACTTCAACAAGGAATGAGATTAGGTTGTCAAGCAAAGATCATTAAGAGCTTGAAGGTCGAGATTCCAGAGGATCCTTTAAAGGCAGTTATACGTAAACAATTGGCAAAACAAAAAGAGGATCAAGAAAATTTCTAA
- the spoIVA gene encoding stage IV sporulation protein A has protein sequence MENFDIFKDIAERTGGDIYIGVVGAVRTGKSTFIKKFMETLVLPKISNENEKVRATDELPQSAAGRTIMTTEPKFVPNQAVQLHVDEGLNINVRLVDCVGYAVQGAKGYEDENGRPRMVNTPWFDEPIPFQEAAEIGTRKVIQEHSTIGVVVTTDGSITDIAREDYIEAEERVVAELKELGKPFVMIINSVDPESEQVGLLREELSEKYDIPVLAMSVANIQEADILNVLREVLFEFPVHEVNVNLPSWVMVLNEDHWLLKNFQEAVQSTVKDIRRLRDVRMVVDQFKEYEFISDATLADMNMGQGVAEIDLFAPDELYDQILMEIVGVEIKGKDHLLQLMVEFSNAKREYDKVAEALAMVKQTGYGIANPSLEDMTLAEPELIRQGSKFGVRLKATAPSIHMVKVDVESEFAPIIGSEKQSEELLRYLMQDFEEDPLKMWESDIFGRSLASIVREGIQAKLSMMPENARYKLKETLERIINEGSGGLIAIIL, from the coding sequence GTGGAAAACTTTGATATTTTCAAAGATATAGCTGAACGAACTGGCGGAGATATCTATATTGGTGTAGTCGGTGCCGTAAGAACTGGTAAATCAACATTTATTAAAAAATTCATGGAAACGTTAGTCTTACCAAAAATCTCAAATGAGAATGAAAAAGTAAGAGCAACGGATGAATTGCCTCAAAGCGCTGCTGGTAGAACCATTATGACAACCGAGCCAAAATTCGTTCCGAATCAAGCGGTTCAACTTCATGTTGATGAAGGGTTAAATATTAATGTGCGTTTGGTTGATTGTGTGGGTTATGCAGTACAAGGGGCAAAAGGATATGAGGATGAAAATGGTAGACCAAGGATGGTAAATACTCCTTGGTTTGACGAACCAATTCCATTTCAAGAAGCAGCGGAAATTGGAACAAGAAAAGTAATCCAAGAGCACTCCACCATTGGTGTAGTTGTCACGACTGATGGCTCAATAACAGATATCGCAAGAGAGGATTATATTGAAGCAGAAGAAAGAGTTGTAGCAGAATTAAAAGAACTAGGAAAACCCTTTGTGATGATTATTAACTCTGTTGATCCCGAATCGGAACAAGTAGGATTATTAAGAGAAGAGTTAAGTGAAAAGTATGATATTCCTGTCTTAGCAATGAGCGTAGCAAACATTCAGGAAGCAGATATTCTTAATGTGTTGAGAGAAGTATTATTCGAATTCCCTGTTCATGAGGTCAATGTGAATCTCCCAAGCTGGGTGATGGTTTTAAACGAGGATCACTGGCTATTAAAGAATTTCCAAGAAGCGGTTCAAAGCACGGTGAAAGATATTCGTCGATTACGTGATGTAAGAATGGTCGTCGACCAATTCAAAGAGTATGAATTCATTTCTGATGCAACATTAGCTGATATGAATATGGGTCAAGGAGTTGCCGAGATTGATTTATTTGCACCAGATGAACTCTACGATCAAATCTTGATGGAAATTGTTGGGGTCGAGATTAAAGGAAAAGACCATTTGTTACAATTAATGGTTGAATTCTCAAATGCAAAGAGAGAATATGACAAAGTTGCAGAGGCACTTGCCATGGTGAAACAAACCGGGTATGGCATTGCGAATCCATCACTTGAAGATATGACTTTGGCCGAGCCAGAATTAATCCGACAAGGTTCTAAATTTGGAGTTCGTTTGAAAGCAACCGCACCATCCATTCATATGGTCAAAGTCGACGTTGAGTCAGAATTCGCCCCAATTATTGGCTCAGAGAAGCAAAGTGAAGAGCTTTTAAGATATCTCATGCAAGATTTTGAAGAGGATCCATTAAAAATGTGGGAATCAGATATCTTTGGCCGTTCTTTAGCTAGTATCGTTCGTGAAGGAATTCAAGCAAAATTATCGATGATGCCTGAAAATGCGAGATATAAATTAAAAGAAACCCTAGAAAGAATCATTAATGAGGGATCAGGTGGACTCATCGCGATCATTTTATAA
- a CDS encoding HU family DNA-binding protein, translating into MNKTELIAKVAEMAELTKKDATKAVDAIFETISEALKEGDKVQIIGFGNFEVRERSARKGRNPQTGEEIEIAASKVPAFKPGKALKDVVK; encoded by the coding sequence TTGAATAAGACAGAATTAATCGCTAAAGTTGCTGAAATGGCTGAATTAACAAAGAAAGATGCTACAAAAGCTGTTGATGCTATCTTTGAAACCATTTCCGAGGCCCTTAAAGAGGGAGACAAAGTTCAAATTATTGGTTTTGGTAATTTTGAAGTTCGTGAGCGCTCTGCTCGTAAAGGTCGTAATCCTCAAACAGGAGAAGAGATCGAAATTGCTGCAAGCAAAGTTCCAGCTTTTAAACCTGGTAAGGCATTAAAAGATGTTGTAAAGTAA
- the folE gene encoding GTP cyclohydrolase I FolE: MSVNHEQIKEAVKLILTSIGENPEREGLIDTPARVARMYEEVFSGIEQDPKEYFDVVFSEEHEEVVLVKDIPFYSMCEHHLVPFFGVAHVAYIPRNGRVTGLSKLARAVEAVARRPQLQERITDTVADAIMEKLEPYGVFVMIEAEHMCMTMRGVKKPGSKTVTTAARGIYREDALLRNEILQLIRG; this comes from the coding sequence ATGAGTGTAAATCATGAACAGATAAAAGAAGCTGTCAAATTAATTTTAACATCCATAGGAGAAAATCCAGAAAGGGAAGGTTTAATTGATACTCCTGCCCGTGTAGCGAGAATGTATGAAGAGGTATTTTCAGGAATAGAGCAAGATCCAAAAGAATATTTTGATGTGGTATTTAGTGAAGAACATGAAGAAGTCGTTCTAGTGAAAGATATTCCATTCTACTCAATGTGTGAACATCATTTAGTACCTTTTTTTGGTGTGGCTCATGTAGCCTATATTCCTCGAAATGGCCGCGTAACTGGCCTTAGTAAACTGGCACGAGCTGTTGAAGCAGTTGCGAGAAGACCGCAATTGCAAGAACGAATTACCGATACTGTGGCTGATGCGATTATGGAAAAGCTAGAACCTTATGGTGTTTTTGTCATGATTGAAGCTGAACATATGTGTATGACCATGCGTGGAGTTAAAAAACCTGGTTCTAAAACAGTTACTACGGCTGCAAGAGGAATTTATCGAGAAGATGCTCTGTTACGTAATGAAATTCTTCAATTAATCCGCGGGTAA
- the mtrB gene encoding trp RNA-binding attenuation protein MtrB, protein MSYDQNGFFVIKAKENGVNVIGLTRGQDTKFHHLEKLDKGEVMIAEFTEHTSAVKVRGKAEILTPFGKIDTDE, encoded by the coding sequence ATGTCTTACGATCAAAATGGTTTCTTTGTGATAAAAGCTAAGGAAAACGGCGTCAATGTGATTGGTTTAACTCGTGGTCAGGATACTAAATTTCATCATCTCGAAAAATTGGATAAAGGAGAAGTGATGATCGCCGAATTCACCGAACATACCTCGGCGGTAAAAGTGAGGGGAAAGGCAGAAATTCTAACTCCTTTTGGTAAGATCGACACCGATGAGTAG
- a CDS encoding heptaprenyl diphosphate synthase component 1 has product MMITHRSFHLELDEILSELKNKVEHIFIKKYVTIPQFPLVRLQLLNLLLYHASFPRSLRKLYCVTTGLVQMGLDVHEEIVNQRQYSEKEIRSRQLSILAGDYYSSQYYSLLSKANLVDGVKRIASGIRDINIAKMKLYTENNGDGFESIEQLIEIVKEKESALYLQFLDQLKIEEEKLFWKKLIEDMILLSTLVEERKQHQISRHHVSYLFVNYFANTVEKREIVDNKPEWRIKVKKLYHKYDISNKFTELIRRIQEDLKQRINQIDDIILKKEIRSIFDQIQDSFQLTENVVKDF; this is encoded by the coding sequence ATGATGATTACACATCGTTCTTTTCATCTAGAGCTAGATGAAATCTTGTCTGAACTTAAGAACAAGGTTGAACATATATTTATCAAAAAGTATGTAACAATTCCACAGTTTCCATTGGTTCGTTTGCAATTACTCAATCTGCTCTTGTATCATGCCTCTTTTCCTCGTTCATTAAGGAAACTCTATTGTGTTACAACAGGTCTTGTTCAGATGGGATTAGATGTGCATGAAGAGATTGTGAATCAAAGACAATACAGTGAAAAAGAAATTCGTTCTCGGCAATTGTCGATTCTAGCTGGGGATTATTATAGTAGCCAATATTATTCTTTACTATCTAAGGCGAATTTAGTAGATGGGGTGAAAAGAATAGCCTCAGGAATACGAGATATTAATATCGCAAAGATGAAGCTATATACTGAAAACAATGGCGATGGTTTTGAATCGATTGAACAATTGATCGAGATTGTGAAAGAAAAAGAGAGTGCTTTATATCTTCAATTTTTGGACCAGCTTAAAATAGAGGAAGAAAAACTATTCTGGAAAAAACTAATTGAGGATATGATTTTACTTTCCACTCTCGTAGAAGAACGGAAACAACATCAAATTTCTCGCCATCATGTTTCATATTTATTTGTGAACTATTTTGCAAACACGGTAGAAAAAAGAGAGATTGTCGATAACAAACCTGAATGGAGGATAAAAGTGAAAAAACTTTATCATAAATATGATATTTCTAATAAATTTACTGAATTGATTCGAAGGATTCAAGAGGATCTGAAGCAACGGATTAATCAAATTGATGATATCATCCTTAAAAAGGAGATTCGTAGTATTTTTGATCAAATTCAAGATTCCTTTCAACTAACAGAAAATGTCGTGAAAGATTTCTAA
- a CDS encoding demethylmenaquinone methyltransferase, which translates to MEKVTYVRGKKKEEFVHSVFDNIADKYDMMNTLLSFRRHKAWRKFTMKKMNVEIGDTALDVACGTADWSIALAKASKTGKIIGLDFSEKMLEVGQKKVNELQLDKQIELIQGNAMKLPFKDNSFDHATIGFALRNVPDIETVLAEMMRVVKPGGKVVSLELSKPNWPPFRKIYYFYFYKLLPWLGKLFVNRYEQYAWLPESLTNFPDQKELAKIFEKVGLERVEVYSLTGGIAALHIGYKKI; encoded by the coding sequence TTGGAGAAAGTTACCTATGTTAGAGGCAAGAAGAAAGAAGAATTTGTTCATTCGGTGTTTGATAACATCGCTGATAAATACGATATGATGAATACTTTACTCAGTTTTCGACGGCATAAAGCTTGGCGGAAATTCACTATGAAGAAAATGAATGTCGAAATAGGAGACACAGCATTAGATGTTGCCTGTGGAACAGCCGATTGGAGTATTGCCTTAGCAAAGGCTTCGAAAACTGGAAAAATCATTGGATTAGACTTTAGTGAAAAGATGTTAGAAGTGGGACAAAAAAAAGTGAATGAACTTCAATTGGACAAGCAGATCGAACTAATTCAGGGAAATGCAATGAAGCTTCCATTCAAAGATAATAGTTTTGACCATGCCACCATTGGTTTTGCTTTAAGGAATGTACCAGATATTGAAACCGTTTTAGCTGAAATGATGAGAGTGGTTAAACCAGGAGGAAAGGTGGTTTCTTTAGAACTATCTAAACCAAATTGGCCTCCATTTCGAAAAATCTATTATTTTTATTTTTACAAATTGCTTCCTTGGCTCGGGAAATTGTTTGTCAATCGTTATGAACAATATGCATGGCTTCCCGAGTCTTTAACAAACTTTCCAGATCAAAAAGAACTTGCCAAAATCTTTGAAAAGGTAGGCCTAGAAAGAGTAGAAGTTTATTCATTAACAGGTGGAATTGCCGCATTACACATAGGATATAAAAAGATATAA
- a CDS encoding menaquinone biosynthesis decarboxylase, which yields MAYRDLREYIQDLERNGLLKRIRTEVDPELEIAEITDRVSKMPGGGPALLFENVKGYDIPVLTNAMGSYDRIKLALEVDDLDDIGKRIMEFLDNPSPTGLMAKIKTLPKLAEINSFIPKIVKSGPVQEVVITDQPSLDKFPILKTWPQDGGKFITMPLVFTKDPETGTRNCGMYRMQVFDHQTTGMHWHKHKDGALHQHKLKKDKDKPRRMEVAVAIGADPAVIYSATAPLPPEIDEMLFAGFLRKSPVELVKCKTVDLEVPAHAEIVLEGYVDVDELRMEGPFGDHTGYYSLADLYPVFHLTAITHRKNPIYISTLVGKPPQEDVYLGKATERIFLQLLKVMVPEIKDMNMPPEGVFHNCVIVSIKKRYPFQAKKVMNALWGLGLMMLSKLIIVVDEEVDVQNVSEVAWRVFNNIDPRRDITIIDGPLDDLDHSSPMPFIGSKMGIDATKKWPSEGHTREWPDDVEMSTEIKALVDRKWKDYGIE from the coding sequence ATGGCATATCGTGATCTAAGAGAGTATATACAAGATCTCGAGAGGAATGGTTTACTAAAACGAATAAGAACAGAAGTCGATCCCGAACTTGAGATTGCAGAAATTACGGATCGGGTATCGAAAATGCCTGGAGGTGGTCCTGCACTTCTATTTGAGAATGTAAAAGGCTATGATATACCCGTATTGACGAATGCAATGGGTTCTTACGATCGAATTAAATTAGCATTAGAAGTAGATGATTTAGATGATATCGGCAAAAGAATTATGGAATTCTTAGATAATCCATCACCTACTGGTTTAATGGCAAAAATCAAAACTTTGCCTAAACTTGCTGAGATTAATTCCTTTATTCCCAAAATCGTAAAAAGTGGACCTGTTCAAGAAGTAGTTATTACTGATCAACCTTCATTAGATAAGTTCCCGATTTTAAAAACTTGGCCCCAAGATGGAGGTAAATTCATTACCATGCCACTTGTCTTTACAAAAGATCCAGAAACAGGTACACGCAACTGCGGAATGTATCGAATGCAGGTTTTCGATCATCAAACAACAGGGATGCATTGGCATAAACACAAAGATGGTGCACTACATCAACATAAATTAAAAAAAGACAAAGATAAACCTAGACGCATGGAAGTCGCAGTTGCTATTGGTGCTGATCCAGCAGTAATCTATTCTGCAACAGCACCATTACCACCAGAAATTGATGAAATGCTATTTGCTGGTTTTTTAAGAAAGTCTCCAGTTGAGTTAGTAAAATGCAAGACTGTTGATTTAGAGGTTCCTGCTCATGCGGAAATTGTTTTAGAGGGTTATGTTGATGTAGATGAGTTGCGGATGGAGGGGCCTTTTGGAGACCATACGGGTTACTATTCTTTAGCGGATCTATATCCTGTATTTCATTTGACGGCAATTACACATCGGAAGAACCCAATATACATAAGTACTTTAGTAGGGAAACCACCACAAGAAGATGTCTATCTTGGTAAGGCTACAGAACGAATCTTTTTACAGCTCTTAAAGGTAATGGTCCCTGAAATTAAAGATATGAACATGCCACCAGAAGGTGTTTTCCATAACTGTGTGATTGTTTCGATTAAAAAGAGATATCCTTTTCAAGCAAAAAAAGTAATGAATGCCCTATGGGGGTTAGGCTTAATGATGTTGTCCAAATTAATCATTGTCGTTGATGAAGAGGTAGATGTTCAGAATGTCTCTGAAGTTGCCTGGAGGGTGTTTAACAATATTGATCCACGTCGTGATATCACAATTATCGATGGTCCTTTAGATGATCTAGATCATTCCTCCCCAATGCCATTTATTGGTTCAAAAATGGGAATTGATGCAACCAAAAAATGGCCTTCAGAAGGTCATACTAGAGAATGGCCTGATGATGTAGAGATGTCCACAGAAATAAAAGCTTTAGTTGATAGGAAGTGGAAAGACTATGGGATTGAATAA
- a CDS encoding UbiA-like polyprenyltransferase, with protein MGLNKLKTILEMIKFEHTIFALPFAYVGMILGSMEQFGHFPTWGQFFWITLAMVGARSAAMALNRLIDRTIDKLNPRTANRAIPAGKVGISEVFVFIIGSFLLLFIAAWNLSDLAFKLLPVAVFVLVLYSYTKRFTWTCHFVLGIAIGLAPLGAWVAVTNAITYPAIILFISVALWTAGFDIIYATQDMEFDQKHGLFSIPSRFGLKTSLILARVIHGITILGLLYLFFITHLGWWYLAGVVIANFILHYEHSIISPKDMSRLDTAFFTMNGVLSVVIFIFTFTDLVM; from the coding sequence ATGGGATTGAATAAATTAAAAACGATCTTAGAAATGATTAAGTTTGAACATACAATCTTTGCATTACCATTTGCTTATGTAGGAATGATATTAGGGAGCATGGAACAATTTGGCCATTTTCCTACATGGGGGCAGTTTTTCTGGATTACCTTAGCCATGGTTGGCGCAAGAAGCGCTGCTATGGCTTTAAATCGACTCATTGATCGGACGATAGATAAATTAAACCCAAGAACAGCAAATCGTGCAATCCCTGCGGGAAAGGTTGGGATTTCTGAAGTGTTCGTATTTATCATCGGTTCCTTTCTCTTACTATTTATTGCAGCATGGAATTTAAGTGACCTTGCTTTTAAATTATTACCTGTTGCCGTATTTGTATTAGTTTTGTATTCTTATACAAAACGCTTTACATGGACTTGCCATTTTGTTTTAGGGATAGCGATTGGATTGGCCCCATTAGGTGCGTGGGTGGCTGTTACGAACGCGATTACTTATCCAGCTATTATACTATTTATTTCTGTCGCTCTTTGGACAGCGGGATTTGATATTATTTATGCCACACAAGATATGGAATTTGACCAAAAACATGGTCTATTTTCGATCCCTTCACGATTTGGTCTAAAAACTTCATTAATTTTAGCTAGAGTGATCCATGGAATTACAATTCTTGGCTTACTTTATCTATTTTTTATCACTCACCTTGGTTGGTGGTATTTAGCAGGTGTGGTGATTGCCAATTTTATTTTACACTATGAACACTCCATTATTTCACCAAAGGATATGTCTAGACTAGATACAGCATTTTTCACAATGAATGGTGTCTTAAGTGTAGTGATTTTTATCTTTACTTTCACAGACTTGGTGATGTAA
- a CDS encoding UbiX family flavin prenyltransferase, whose protein sequence is MERSKIFTVGITGASGVIYGVRLVQELLKLGHKVHLVVTEAGWQVFEQELDWNAGNRQSIILEQWQKFGGELHYHTLQDFSAPIASGSYQTDGMVVIPCSMGTLSGIAHGASGNLLERAADVVLKEGKKLIIVPRETPLNQIHLKNMLKLAQAGAKILPAMPGFYHKPKTMEELVNHLIGKVLDSLEVEHSLFKRWGENIVET, encoded by the coding sequence ATGGAACGATCAAAAATCTTTACAGTCGGAATCACTGGAGCTAGTGGGGTCATTTATGGTGTAAGATTAGTTCAAGAGTTATTGAAGTTAGGTCATAAAGTTCATCTTGTTGTAACAGAAGCAGGTTGGCAAGTATTTGAACAAGAATTAGATTGGAATGCAGGGAACCGTCAAAGTATAATCTTGGAACAATGGCAAAAGTTTGGTGGTGAGCTACATTATCATACATTACAGGATTTTTCTGCCCCGATTGCTAGCGGTTCATATCAAACAGATGGAATGGTTGTCATTCCTTGCTCCATGGGAACTTTATCTGGAATTGCTCATGGAGCATCAGGAAACTTACTAGAACGTGCTGCCGATGTGGTTTTAAAAGAAGGAAAAAAGTTAATTATCGTTCCTAGAGAGACACCATTAAATCAAATTCATCTTAAAAATATGTTAAAATTAGCACAAGCAGGAGCAAAAATCTTACCTGCGATGCCCGGATTTTATCACAAGCCAAAGACGATGGAGGAATTGGTGAATCATTTGATTGGGAAAGTATTAGATTCCCTAGAAGTAGAGCATTCATTATTTAAACGATGGGGGGAGAATATTGTCGAAACTTAG
- a CDS encoding menaquinone biosynthetic enzyme MqnA/MqnD family protein, with protein sequence MSKLRIGRITYTNIWPIYHFFDHSQFQNEIELIPQVPSQLNQRMKDGTIDMGAISAFAYAEQAENYVLLPNLSVSAYGRVGSISLFLKSDLEDIKNKKIALTNTSATSVHLVKIILEGFLDGKPEYITMEPDLEQMMKVADAALLIGDEALTQGWENGRTQKYQVIDLGEEWKKRTGLWMTFAVWAVRKNVVEQYPDLLYRVYHAFLNSKKKGYQKRNLIVQESMSRFGGTKQFWEDYFHGLSYDFSDPQIHGLNHYYQMAQQIGVLKKAPKIEILNMEKLTEIHTY encoded by the coding sequence TTGTCGAAACTTAGAATTGGTAGAATTACTTACACCAATATCTGGCCTATTTATCATTTTTTTGATCACTCACAATTTCAAAATGAAATTGAGCTCATTCCTCAAGTTCCTAGTCAACTGAACCAAAGAATGAAAGATGGTACAATAGATATGGGGGCGATTTCTGCTTTTGCTTATGCTGAACAAGCAGAAAACTATGTTTTATTACCGAATTTATCGGTTAGTGCCTATGGAAGGGTAGGCTCTATCTCTTTATTCTTGAAAAGTGATCTTGAAGATATTAAAAATAAAAAGATAGCTTTAACAAATACATCGGCAACGTCCGTTCATTTAGTAAAGATAATTTTAGAAGGGTTTTTAGATGGAAAACCTGAATATATAACAATGGAGCCTGATTTGGAGCAAATGATGAAAGTAGCAGATGCGGCTTTACTCATTGGAGACGAAGCTCTTACACAGGGTTGGGAGAATGGACGAACACAAAAATACCAGGTCATTGATCTTGGGGAAGAATGGAAAAAAAGAACGGGTCTTTGGATGACTTTCGCGGTATGGGCAGTTCGTAAAAACGTGGTTGAACAATATCCAGATTTATTATATAGAGTATATCATGCTTTTCTAAATAGTAAGAAGAAGGGATACCAAAAAAGAAATTTGATTGTTCAAGAATCGATGTCACGATTTGGTGGTACAAAACAATTCTGGGAAGACTATTTTCACGGCCTATCTTATGATTTTAGTGATCCTCAGATCCATGGATTGAATCATTATTATCAGATGGCTCAGCAGATTGGTGTGTTAAAGAAGGCGCCAAAGATTGAAATACTAAATATGGAAAAATTAACAGAGATTCATACCTATTGA
- the hepT gene encoding heptaprenyl diphosphate synthase component II, giving the protein MKLLDIYAKMKGDIKEIEKELSQAVSTDQIILNESSSHLLKAGGKRIRPIFVLLSGHFGNYQFEKLKKVAAALELIHMASLVHDDVIDDADKRRGKPTVKAQWDNKVAMYTGDYIFAQALMLITQFEDPEIHQTFSKALVQMSVGEIEQIRDFNNWNQSFKQYLRRIKRKTALLIAISCKLGALASNAEEKIVRRLYQYGYNVGMAFQIVDDILDFTGTTEQLGKPAGSDLRQGNITLPALYALHYSKDRERLQKIVHNGELEKRMDEVIDLIRKSEGIKYAQKLAERYIEKSKKALLELPNIRERKMLLEISDFIVDRTY; this is encoded by the coding sequence ATGAAGCTTTTAGATATTTACGCTAAAATGAAGGGTGATATTAAAGAGATTGAAAAAGAACTCTCTCAAGCAGTATCAACCGATCAAATCATACTGAATGAATCGTCAAGCCATCTATTAAAAGCTGGTGGAAAACGGATCCGTCCGATATTTGTATTATTGTCTGGCCATTTTGGGAATTATCAATTTGAAAAATTAAAAAAGGTCGCCGCAGCTTTAGAATTAATTCATATGGCTTCACTTGTTCATGATGATGTGATCGATGATGCAGATAAAAGACGTGGTAAGCCAACAGTAAAAGCCCAATGGGATAATAAAGTGGCAATGTATACCGGTGATTATATTTTTGCTCAGGCTTTAATGCTAATTACTCAATTTGAGGATCCTGAGATTCATCAAACATTTTCAAAGGCGCTTGTGCAAATGAGTGTTGGAGAAATAGAACAGATCCGTGATTTTAATAACTGGAATCAGTCGTTTAAACAGTATTTACGAAGAATAAAACGAAAAACTGCCTTACTTATCGCAATTTCTTGTAAGCTCGGTGCATTAGCTAGTAATGCAGAAGAGAAAATTGTAAGAAGGCTTTATCAATATGGTTATAATGTTGGAATGGCTTTTCAAATCGTTGATGATATTCTGGACTTTACTGGCACCACAGAACAACTTGGAAAACCTGCTGGAAGTGATTTGCGTCAAGGTAATATCACGTTACCTGCTTTATATGCGTTACATTATTCAAAGGATCGGGAACGATTACAAAAAATTGTGCATAATGGTGAATTAGAAAAGCGAATGGATGAGGTCATTGATCTGATTCGTAAATCGGAAGGAATTAAATATGCGCAAAAATTAGCAGAGCGGTATATAGAAAAGTCAAAGAAAGCCTTGCTAGAACTTCCAAACATTCGTGAACGGAAAATGTTATTAGAAATTAGCGATTTCATTGTTGATCGAACATACTAA